From one Candidatus Hydrogenedentota bacterium genomic stretch:
- the ytxJ gene encoding bacillithiol system redox-active protein YtxJ encodes MKELRSQQDWQACLDVSAEKPVFVFKHSTSCPISGAAHSRVTEYEKQTAGQGADVYMVKVIESRPVSNRIAEDLGVQHQSPQVILVKDRAAVWSASHHGVRGERMQEAFESAAP; translated from the coding sequence ATGAAGGAACTGAGAAGCCAGCAGGACTGGCAGGCGTGCCTGGATGTTTCCGCTGAGAAACCCGTCTTTGTGTTCAAGCACAGCACGTCGTGTCCGATTTCCGGCGCGGCGCACAGCCGCGTCACGGAGTATGAGAAGCAAACCGCCGGGCAGGGGGCGGATGTTTACATGGTCAAGGTCATCGAGAGCCGGCCGGTTTCGAACCGGATCGCGGAAGACCTCGGCGTACAGCATCAGTCGCCCCAGGTGATTCTCGTCAAAGACCGGGCCGCGGTGTGGTCGGCGTCGCATCATGGGGTGCGCGGCGAGCGGATGCAGGAAGCGTTTGAATCCGCTGCGCCGTGA
- a CDS encoding TldD/PmbA family protein → MIDLEKHAEAILEATLRNGGQLAEIFLEETVRTSISFENDKVEKVITGADAGAGIRHLNGDRTLYGHTNDLSEQSLLALAGEIAGGAHDAKAVYDFAFEPRRLGTIPKRPPSEIPTPRKLELIREANAAARGYDSRIVQVAVTYGDSLRRVVIVNSDGCFVEETRPQLLFWVRVVARDGGVVQTGYESAGGTLGFELFDEVAPETIALGAAKRACLMLEAEPAPTGRMPVVLSSEAGGTMVHEAVGHGLEADHIDKGVSKYCGRLNEQIAAPGVSVVDDGTLPGKRGSACVDDEGTPTGRTVLIDKGTLVRFINDRKTAAKMGMTPTGNGRRQSYQHKPIPRMTNTMIVSGDAEPAAILSQTEKGLFVKKMGGGQVNPLNGDYVFEVSEGYLIRNGKAETPVRGATLIGNGPDTLMNIEAVGNDLGFAIGTCGKDGQGAPVSDAQPTLRISELTIGGTQ, encoded by the coding sequence ATGCCGAGGCGATCCTCGAGGCAACCCTGCGAAACGGCGGGCAATTGGCCGAAATCTTTCTGGAAGAGACCGTTCGCACATCCATCTCTTTCGAGAATGACAAGGTCGAGAAGGTGATCACGGGCGCCGACGCCGGCGCGGGCATCCGCCATCTCAACGGCGACCGGACGCTTTACGGGCATACCAACGATCTTTCCGAGCAAAGCCTGCTCGCGCTTGCGGGCGAGATCGCCGGCGGCGCGCACGACGCCAAGGCGGTCTATGATTTCGCGTTCGAGCCCAGACGGCTTGGCACGATCCCCAAACGGCCGCCGTCGGAGATTCCCACGCCTCGAAAACTTGAACTGATACGCGAGGCGAACGCGGCGGCCCGCGGCTACGACTCCCGCATCGTTCAGGTGGCCGTAACGTACGGCGATTCCCTGCGCCGCGTTGTCATTGTGAATTCCGACGGCTGTTTCGTCGAAGAGACCCGCCCTCAACTGCTCTTCTGGGTTCGGGTCGTGGCTCGCGACGGCGGCGTGGTGCAGACCGGATACGAGTCCGCGGGCGGCACGCTCGGGTTCGAACTGTTTGACGAAGTGGCCCCCGAAACCATTGCCCTGGGCGCGGCCAAACGGGCCTGTCTCATGCTCGAGGCGGAGCCTGCGCCCACGGGCCGCATGCCCGTGGTCCTCAGCAGTGAGGCCGGCGGCACCATGGTCCACGAGGCCGTCGGACACGGCCTCGAAGCCGACCACATCGACAAAGGCGTCTCGAAGTACTGCGGGCGGCTCAACGAACAGATTGCGGCGCCGGGGGTGAGCGTCGTGGACGACGGCACGCTTCCCGGCAAACGCGGGTCCGCCTGCGTCGACGACGAAGGCACTCCTACGGGCCGCACCGTGTTGATCGACAAAGGCACGCTCGTCCGCTTCATCAATGACCGTAAGACCGCCGCGAAGATGGGGATGACGCCGACGGGCAACGGGCGGCGCCAATCCTACCAGCACAAACCCATTCCGCGCATGACCAATACGATGATCGTCTCTGGCGATGCCGAGCCCGCCGCGATCCTTTCCCAAACCGAAAAGGGCCTCTTCGTCAAGAAGATGGGGGGCGGACAGGTCAACCCCCTCAACGGAGATTACGTGTTCGAGGTCAGCGAAGGTTATCTCATCCGCAACGGAAAGGCCGAAACGCCCGTCCGCGGGGCGACGCTCATCGGAAACGGCCCGGATACCCTGATGAACATCGAGGCTGTCGGAAACGACCTCGGGTTCGCCATCGGAACCTGCGGCAAAGACGGTCAGGGCGCACCGGTCAGCGACGCCCAGCCGACCCTCCGGATCAGCGAACTCACCATTGGCGGCACGCAGTAG